The genomic DNA GTTACGGTGATTATTTCATTCCATCTAACACTCGCCATTATATGATTTTTTTTTACTGTCTAACGGGGCAGATTTGAGTAGCGTAAGTACTATTCGAGGGTATTCTTCAACGAAGATTACCGCAGATTGTATATTGCCATGCTCATAAGTGTGAGAAGGTGCGCACGGTGAGTTTGTTGCCGACATTGTAGCCGCCTTGATCGGTTAAAATAATTAAATTAGTGAAGGCCAGTCCTGTTATGGGGCTAGCCTTTCATTTATCATTGTCCCGCCCTAGAATAGGTTGACACTCAGTAGTCCAACCAAGTGGCCCCTCCTCTCTTTGACGGGGAGATTGTAGACCGAAGACCATCTTCTATTTACTATACTTCTCTTTGATGGACATGATTTCCTCTATATTCTTGAAGAAAATTTCAACGATTTCGGGATCAAAGTGCTTGCCCCGCTCCTTTAACAGGAGATCAAAGGCTCTTTCATCCGACCAAGCCTCTTTGTATGGTCGGTCTGATGTTAGGGCATCGAACACATCGGCAACGGCAGTAATACGTCCTTCGAGAGGAATATTTTTACCAGAGAGCCCTTCGGGGTAGCCCGTTCCGTTCCATTTTTCATGATGGGTCAAAGCGACACTTTTAGCTGTCGCCATAAGATCATTGTCATAGTCGCCGATGATCTTTCCCCCGATTAAGGTATGAGTCTTCATAATCTTCCATTCTTCAGGGGTAAGTTTTCCCGGCTTGATAAGAATATTATCCGGGATACCTATCTTACCGACGTCGTGCATAGGGGCCGCGTTAAGCAGGAGGCCCGCTTCGCTATTACTAAGGCCATAACCCTTCGCTATTGTTCGGCTGTAGTTACTCATGCGAATAATATGGAGACCTGTTTCATTGTCCCGAAATTCTGCCGCTATTCCAAGACGACGGACGACTTCCAATCGGGTTGAATACAAATCCTTTGTGCGCTCAGCCACCTGGTGTTCCAAAGCAATGTTCTGATTGTATAGAGCTAAGTGCGTCCTGACACGAGCTTTCACAATGGCGGGATTAATAGGCTTGGTAATATAATCCACAGCACCAAGTTCAAAGCCGAGAGTCTCGTCATCCTGAGCACCTTTCGTGGTGACGAAAATGATAGGAATGCACCGACTTTTCATATTTAATTTCATCCTACGACAGACTTCGAATCCATCCATTCCAGGCATCATAATATCCATTAGAACTATATCCGGAGGATCTGGCGATTCTACAATACCTAAAGCATCTGCTCCATTGAGAGCGACCTTCACCTTATACTCATCCTTAAGAATTTCCAGAAGGATTTCAATATTAGTGACGATGTCATCAACTACCAGAACTGTCTGAACGTGTTGCTGAGCCATTTTGATATCCTGCCTTCTAAGATTGGTACGTTTTAAGTTGTAGTTCCATAAGGCATGTGTTTGTTGTTTTCAGGTGGGAGAATAAAGGCCTATTTTTCAGCAATCCTAGAATGTCGCTAGTCATATTGAGATGGTTATAGTGTACCTAATCTCTGTCATGTGATAACGACCATAAGACACCTCCCTTTTTAACTCAACTCATTTGAGGTTTATAAGTATGAAAAACTTACACAGCTCGCCATTCATAGCCATTCGAAGCTTTCTGATAACAACAGTAGCCCTTGCCGTTCTGGCGGGTGTAGGATGCTATACCATGTATCAGCAGGAGGCTGATTCGGTCGAAAAAGTCATCAAGATCAATGCAAAGATGCACAACAGATTGTTGGCGCAAAAGATCAGCCTAGATTTAAAAAGGCTGTTCAATGACATCCAACTGGAAGCCAATCATGTTGAGTTGCGCCGATTTTTGCGAAACCGTAGCCCTGTTGAGCGCGTCGATATAGAGTCGGAATTCATAACCTTATGCCAAGTCCGCAAGGTCTACGATCAGGTCAGAATTCTTGACAATGGAGGCATGGAACTGATTCGGGTCAATAACAACAACGGACAGCCTGCGGCTGTTTCCATAGACAAGCTTCAAAACAAGGCGAATCGTTATTATTTCAAGGAATCCCAGAATCTAAAGCCCGGCGAAGTCTACATCTCGCCATTTGATCTCAATATTGAAAACGGGAAGATTGAACAGCCTATCAAGCCAATGATCAGGATATCCATGCCCACTTACGACGGGTCTGGACGGCGGACAGGTTTGGTAGTGCTCAATTATCTAGGACAACAAATCATTGATGGTATTCTTGAAAATATAGATTCCTCAAGCAATTATTCGATGCTATCGATGCTCCTGAACAGCGACGGTTATTGGTTCCTGTCTCCAGACAGAAGTCAGGAGTGGTCGTTCATGTACCCAGACCGAAAAGCTATCAATTTTGGAGCCATCAACCCTGGAGCATGGAAACAAATCGCCTCGTCCTCTGACGGACAGTTCCGCACCGCTGAGGGGATCTATACATACTCCACCATCGTCGTATCTCCTGAGGCAGGCGAGAGAAAACTTAACGGCAATGTACGCAAGTGGAAGATCGTTTGTCTGACTCCAACATCAAACATCAAGACACTGCTTTCACAAGTATCCTCCCGCTATACGATCGTATATTGCGGAATTCTCCTGATCATACTTTTCGGAGCATTGACCAGAGCCAGATTTGTCTCCGCACGCATTCTTGGACATAAAAAACTAGAAATAGCCAAACAGGCGGCGGAAAATGCCAACCAAACCAAAAGTGACTTTCTGGCTAGGATGAGCCATGAAATCCGCACTCCGATGAATGCTATTATCGGTTTGACGCACTTGGCACTCAAAACGGATATGTCATCCAAGCAGCACGACTACCTAACAAAGGTAGATATGTCCGCAAAATCATTGCTTGGTATAATCAATGACATACTAGATTTCTCAAAAATTGAAGCAGACAGACTGGAATTAGAAAAGGTCAATTTCCTATTGGATGATGTGCTTAATGACATGCTCAACATGCTCGGCCTCCAGGCTGAACAAAAAGGGCTTGAACTTTTGCTGATGGTCAAAAGCACCGTCCCCAACCTGCTTATCGGAGATCGACTTCGCCTGGGGCAGGTGCTGTTAAACTTGGCAGGTAATGCCATAAAATTCACAGAGTCCGGGGAGATTATTATTTCGGCTGAACTTGTCGAAGAAACCAGCAGCATCGCGAAGATCCGATTTTCAGTTCAAGATTCCGGCATCGGCATTACCCCGGAACAATCGGCGAAGCTCTTTCAACCTTTCTGTCAAGCCGATGGTTCCATCTCCAGACGGTTTGGGGGCACCGGGCTTGGCCTTACTATCAGCAAACGTTTGGTGGAATTGATGGGTGGGACCATGGAACTTAATAGCGAAATAGGAAAGGGAAGTGAATTCGTGTTCATCATTCCCTTCGGGTTGCAGGACAGACATACCCAAGATAATTATGTCTATCCAGATGATATCCGCGGTATGCGTGTTCTGGTTGTGGATGACAGCAGGATGTTACGAACAATTCTAGATAAGGTTTTGCGATCATTTACATTCGACGTGGAGATGGCGGAAAGCGGAGGACAAGCTTTAGAATTATTGCATGAACACGATAAGTCAAACCCCTTCAAACTGGTGGTTACAGATTGGAGAATGCCTGACTTCGACGGCATCGAACTGGTCCGAAAAATCAAGGGATCCAATCGTCTTGATAATATACCCAAAGTCATAATGCTCACCGCATATGGGCATAGTGAAATTCGTCACCGGGCGGAACAGGCCGATCTGGATGGGTTCATGCTCAAACCGTTTAACCGCTCTATTTTGTTCGATACCATAATGGGGGCCTTTGCCCATTATGAATGCCGGGTGGGAGAAATTATTCCGGAAAATTCACGGAACGGAATCCCGGAGAATGTGGCCGGAACACATATCCTGCTGGCGGAGGACAACGAGATCAATCAGCAGGTCGCGCGCGAATTACTCGAAGGCGCTGACGTGACCGTCTCAATAGCCAGCAATGGCCAAGAGGCGGTGAAGATGGTCAAGGCCAATACCTACGACGCCGTGCTAATGGATATCCAGATGCCGATTATGGATGGTTTTCAAGCAGTAAAGAATATCCGGTCTGATGAAAAGCTGCAATCCATCCCCGTTATCGCCATGACTGCGCATGCTCTTGTCGGCGACAAAGAGAAAAGCCTGCTGGCGGGCATGAACGACCATGTCACAAAGCCCATTGATCCTGATCTGCTCATGGAAGTCCTTTCCAAATGGCTACCAGAAAAAGCTAAAACTGAATCGCTACATTCATCTCTTGTGCGTAAAGACGAAAATGCACCTCTTATCTTCAATGATTTACCTGGAATTAATGTAAAGAAGGCTCTCGCCAGAGTCCGGGGAAATAAAGTTCTTTATGAAAAACTCCTCGTCAACTTTGCTCATGATTGCGAGGATGAGTACTCGAAACTTATCTCTCTGGTTTCCATAAGCAGATACGAAGAAGCACGCCATTTAGCCCACACCTTGAAAGGAGTTTTAGGGAACATTGGAGCTGACACCTTGCATCAGTCTTTTCAGGAAATTGAGACTGCTTTGAATAACAGTTCTGACAGCCCCCTAACTTTATTGAACAATCTTAAGCCAGAAATAAAGCGCGTTGTTGAAGGGATCTTTAAGGCTTTCCCACAAACCGAAAACGATGAAGACATAAGTGAAGGCAATGATAAAACCGACACCTTTTTGCTCGAGGAAGTTCAGAGGCTGCTGCCACGATTACGAATAATGTCGGACCTTTTGGAAAAACACGATGTCGAGGTCAGGGACGTTTATAGTTCCATCGAATCTGAGTTGACCCATGTTGCGCCGAAGTTTGCAAAGGAACTCGGTGTGATGCTTGATAAATTCGACTTTACGCGCGGCCGTACAAGTGTCGAACAATTTATCGAGGAATATGATCAGGAGGAGATAGACAATGGATAAAGCACGAATTTTAGTTGTCGACGACACTCCTGCCAATTTGGATATTCTGAGTGAACTGTTGAGTTCCGAGTACAGAGTCAGCGTGGCAATCAATGGGGATGACGCTTTACGGATTGCATTATCCGATGAGCCGCCCGATCTTATATTGTTGGACATCATGATGCCGGGAATAGACGGGTATCAGGTCTGCACACGGATAAAGGATAATGAACGGACTCGTCAGATTCCCATAATATTCGTAACGTCCATGAGCGAGACCGAAAACGAAGAAAAAGGTTTAAACTTAGGGGCGGTGGACTATATAACCAAGCCCTTCAATCCTTCAATCATCATGGCAAGGGTAAAAACTCAACTCACACTATACAATCAGACCAGGCTACTACAAAGTCTGGTCCGCGAGCGGACCATTGAGCTGGAAAAAGCCAAAGATGATGCTGAATCGGCTAATCGAGCAAAAAGCATCTTTCTTTCGAACATGAGTCATGAGCTCCGGACGCCGCTCAATGGTATAATGGGAATGACCCAGCTCCTTTTGGACAGCAACCCCTCTACAGAACAGAAGAATTTTCTCGATGATGCGCTGAAATCATCTTCCAGAATGTTGACGATGGTCAACGACCTTCTGGAATTAGCTCGCGTTGAGGCTGGAAAAGTTCATCTTTGTCCCTGTCATTTCGAAGTCAAGGAGAGTATTAATCAGGTTCTTTGCCTCTATCGGGATCAAGCAAAGCAAAAGAGACTCGCTTTTTCCAACTCATTCGAAGCCAGTGTACCAGCCTCTCTTTATGCAGATGTCGGTCGTATTCGCCAAATATTGATGAACCTCCTGAATAATGCCCTCCGTTTCACTGACAGCGGCTCCATAGATGTATCAGTCAAATCATGGGAAAGAAATGAGGTATCCCTCAACGAGCCAGATACGATAGTTTTTTGTTTCACTGTCACGGATAGCGGTGTCGGCATTAGCGAAGACAAACAGGCCTACATATTCGAGCCCTTCTCCATCGGAGAAGACTTCCTGACCAAAGTCTATAGTGGCGCTGGACTTGGTCTCTCTATCTCAAAGCACCTTGTAGAACTGATGGGTGGGCATATCTGGCTGAAAAGTCAGGAGGGTGTCGGCACTACAGTCAAC from Maridesulfovibrio frigidus DSM 17176 includes the following:
- a CDS encoding ATP-binding response regulator, translated to MDKARILVVDDTPANLDILSELLSSEYRVSVAINGDDALRIALSDEPPDLILLDIMMPGIDGYQVCTRIKDNERTRQIPIIFVTSMSETENEEKGLNLGAVDYITKPFNPSIIMARVKTQLTLYNQTRLLQSLVRERTIELEKAKDDAESANRAKSIFLSNMSHELRTPLNGIMGMTQLLLDSNPSTEQKNFLDDALKSSSRMLTMVNDLLELARVEAGKVHLCPCHFEVKESINQVLCLYRDQAKQKRLAFSNSFEASVPASLYADVGRIRQILMNLLNNALRFTDSGSIDVSVKSWERNEVSLNEPDTIVFCFTVTDSGVGISEDKQAYIFEPFSIGEDFLTKVYSGAGLGLSISKHLVELMGGHIWLKSQEGVGTTVNFTVPCRLHTVNDEG
- a CDS encoding HD-GYP domain-containing protein translates to MAQQHVQTVLVVDDIVTNIEILLEILKDEYKVKVALNGADALGIVESPDPPDIVLMDIMMPGMDGFEVCRRMKLNMKSRCIPIIFVTTKGAQDDETLGFELGAVDYITKPINPAIVKARVRTHLALYNQNIALEHQVAERTKDLYSTRLEVVRRLGIAAEFRDNETGLHIIRMSNYSRTIAKGYGLSNSEAGLLLNAAPMHDVGKIGIPDNILIKPGKLTPEEWKIMKTHTLIGGKIIGDYDNDLMATAKSVALTHHEKWNGTGYPEGLSGKNIPLEGRITAVADVFDALTSDRPYKEAWSDERAFDLLLKERGKHFDPEIVEIFFKNIEEIMSIKEKYSK
- a CDS encoding hybrid sensor histidine kinase/response regulator — encoded protein: MKNLHSSPFIAIRSFLITTVALAVLAGVGCYTMYQQEADSVEKVIKINAKMHNRLLAQKISLDLKRLFNDIQLEANHVELRRFLRNRSPVERVDIESEFITLCQVRKVYDQVRILDNGGMELIRVNNNNGQPAAVSIDKLQNKANRYYFKESQNLKPGEVYISPFDLNIENGKIEQPIKPMIRISMPTYDGSGRRTGLVVLNYLGQQIIDGILENIDSSSNYSMLSMLLNSDGYWFLSPDRSQEWSFMYPDRKAINFGAINPGAWKQIASSSDGQFRTAEGIYTYSTIVVSPEAGERKLNGNVRKWKIVCLTPTSNIKTLLSQVSSRYTIVYCGILLIILFGALTRARFVSARILGHKKLEIAKQAAENANQTKSDFLARMSHEIRTPMNAIIGLTHLALKTDMSSKQHDYLTKVDMSAKSLLGIINDILDFSKIEADRLELEKVNFLLDDVLNDMLNMLGLQAEQKGLELLLMVKSTVPNLLIGDRLRLGQVLLNLAGNAIKFTESGEIIISAELVEETSSIAKIRFSVQDSGIGITPEQSAKLFQPFCQADGSISRRFGGTGLGLTISKRLVELMGGTMELNSEIGKGSEFVFIIPFGLQDRHTQDNYVYPDDIRGMRVLVVDDSRMLRTILDKVLRSFTFDVEMAESGGQALELLHEHDKSNPFKLVVTDWRMPDFDGIELVRKIKGSNRLDNIPKVIMLTAYGHSEIRHRAEQADLDGFMLKPFNRSILFDTIMGAFAHYECRVGEIIPENSRNGIPENVAGTHILLAEDNEINQQVARELLEGADVTVSIASNGQEAVKMVKANTYDAVLMDIQMPIMDGFQAVKNIRSDEKLQSIPVIAMTAHALVGDKEKSLLAGMNDHVTKPIDPDLLMEVLSKWLPEKAKTESLHSSLVRKDENAPLIFNDLPGINVKKALARVRGNKVLYEKLLVNFAHDCEDEYSKLISLVSISRYEEARHLAHTLKGVLGNIGADTLHQSFQEIETALNNSSDSPLTLLNNLKPEIKRVVEGIFKAFPQTENDEDISEGNDKTDTFLLEEVQRLLPRLRIMSDLLEKHDVEVRDVYSSIESELTHVAPKFAKELGVMLDKFDFTRGRTSVEQFIEEYDQEEIDNG